From one Perca flavescens isolate YP-PL-M2 chromosome 19, PFLA_1.0, whole genome shotgun sequence genomic stretch:
- the si:ch211-212k18.15 gene encoding probable E3 ubiquitin-protein ligase ARI5: MTTEEKRYDPKDTTLKFVNRPDDLDPLQEGDKNLRAEMSCGHAVTPESITGWCRSLLDQGQHKFKCPALKDGTLHKCDAEWSYQEVRRLAVLTAEEMQYFEENIARLAATKYCDFKTCPGCKTYVEREDPSNLSVQCTVCTAGKGKVYQFCWQCFKEWKGAAPRSDRCDNDGCINHDLELLKNCKTTALPQVEGVDACPSIRACPTCGQRVEHDKTGCKNIICPRCQVEFCFVCLKLTPECLKTSSYFIACSDGVAPRQTSIPVWHRN, translated from the exons ATGACTACAGAGGAGAAAAGATACGACCCCAAAGACACGACTCTGAAGTTTGTCAACAGACCAGATGATCTGGATCCACTAC AGGAGGGAGATAAGAATCTCCGAGCAGAGATGTCCTGCGGTCATGCTGTGACCCCAGAGTCTATCACTGGGTGGTGTCGCAGCCTGCTGGATCAG GGCCAGCACAAATTTAAGTGCCCTGCTTTAAAGGACGGCACCCTGCACAAGTGTGATGCAGAGTGGTCCTACCAAGAGGTGCGCAGGCTGGCAGTGCTGACAGCTGAAGAGATGCAGTACTTTGAAGAGAACATCGCCCGCCTTGCTGCCACAAAATACTGTGACTTCAAAACA TGTCCTGGTTGCAAAACCTATGTGGAAAGAGAAGACCCGAGTAACCTCAGCGTGCAGTGCACAGTCTGCACGGCAGGCAAGGGGAAAGTCTACCAGTTCTGCTGGCAATGTTTCAAGGAGTGGAAAGGTGCAGCTCCACGCTCTGACCGCTGTGACAACGACGGCTGCATCAACCACGACCTCGAGCTCCTCAAGAACTGCAAGACCACCGCCCTCCCTCAGGTGGAGGGGGTCGACGCGTGTCCCTCCATCCGGGCCTGTCCTACATGTGGTCAGAGAGTGGAGCATGACAAAACGGGCTGTAAGAACATAATCTGTCCTCGCTGTCAGGTCGAGTTCTGCTTCGTGTGCCTGAAACTCACTCCTGAGTGCCTGAAGACGAGCTCTTACTTCATCGCCTGCAGTGATGGTGTGGCTCCCAGACAAACCTCCATACCTGTGTGGCACAGAAACTAA
- the LOC114545570 gene encoding probable ubiquitin carboxyl-terminal hydrolase 9 isoform X4, which produces MAKTCDVINKLGIMNVYEQRDAAEYFERILCRTSPEAAKIFKGELNHKTECLKCKERNDSRSSFWFLPLVVEDLHCQTYSVEEGLKAFFKGEKVCSDNKMFCNQCNKKRDADFGCEITHHPEILTLLLKRFNFDYKRRCYVKLHCNVDVPQTLHTKNCKYDLYAIVNHFGNLTGGHYTAYIKSFETHVWYDFNDDIVNRVKQPRFGAGDKSLRSYTAYLLMYRKVSKDPEKTDEGNQEALCLHSDVEAEVRHDEAERGDALVPHHQMKDESCNGGGKIKHLNDNILKNCTDTVWKKPTNLSGELEKQPSQRATCARTHKESFLYTDTGADGDSLQRKRSDFAKLKKDGGPKSHEPIRQQLDTNSKEHMWNLNTRGTPTTHQLGRMLEQKHSSPNKRPSRKTQNNIVAETGTSMTDSTRNSIKSAETTVVKNKRALAEVKLEVLSAKQKGGVGVCKKMCDSDVNSFHVSSNGYSSSLVPLYLTGHLQGQFKIKEPTGYNYLPNLCNCSKRDEERMHHAVTADRSCKPEPKLTVKKLGQTPSPRERKKAVKSRDNTKREPWK; this is translated from the exons ATATTCAAGGGAGAGCTGAATCACAAGACTGAATGCCTCAAGTGCAAAGAGAGGAACGATTCCAGGAGCTCTTTTTGGTTTCTGCCACTTGTGGTGGAAGATTTGCACTGTCAAACCTACAGTGTG GAGGAAGGGTTAAAAGCATTCTTCAAGGGAGAAAAAGTCTGCAGTGACAACAAGATGTTCTGCAACCAGTGCAATAAAAAGCGAGATGCAGACTTT GGATGTGAGATAACACACCATCCAGAGATTCTGACCCTCCTGCTGAAGAGATTTAACTTTGACTACAAGCGCAGGTGTTACGTCAAGCTTCACTGCAACGTGGACGTCCCCCAAACTTTACACACAAAG AATTGCAAATACGACCTCTACGCTATAGTTAACCACTTTGGTAATTTAACTGGAGgccattatactgcatatatcAAATCTTTTGAAACTCACGTGTGGTATGACTTCAATGACGACATTGTTAACAGG GTCAAACAACCACGGTTTGGGGCTGGAGACAAGTCTTTAAGGTCTTATACAGCTTACCTCCTCATGTACAGGAAGG TGAGCAAAGATCCTGAAAAAACTGATGAAGGCAACCAGGAGGCTCTCTGCCTACATTCTGATGTTGAGGCTGAAGTAAGACATGAtgaggcagagagaggagaTGCTCTCGTTCCTCATCATCAAATGAAAGATGAAAGCTGCAACGGAGGCGGAAAGATTAAGCACTTAAATGACAATATATTGAAGAACTGCACTGATACGGTTTGGAAGAAACCTACCAACCTTTCTGGGGAACTGGAAAAACAGCCTAGCCAGAGAGCAACATGTGCGAGGACACATAAAGAGAGTTTTCTTTATACAGACACTGGAGCAGATGGAGACAGTCTGCAAAGAAAAAGGTCAGACTTTGCAAAGCTAAAAAAAGATGGAGGACCAAAAAGTCATGAGCCAATCAGACAGCAGCTTGATACAAACTCAAAGGAGCACATGTGGAATCTGAACACCAGAGGGACCCCCACAACACACCAGTTAGGCCGTATGTTAGAGCAAAAGCATTCATCCCCAAATAAAAGACCATCCAGGAAAACACAGAACAATATTGTTGCAGAAACTGGAACAAGTATGACTGATAGTACAAGAAATAGCATCAAATCTGCAGAAACTAcagttgtaaaaaacaaaagggCACTGGCAGAGGTAAAATTAGAAGTATTAAGTGCTAAACAGAAAGGAGGCGTTGgtgtgtgcaaaaaaatgtgtgattcTGATGTGAATTCATTTCATGTTTCCTCCAATGGctactcttcttctttagttccATTATACTTGACAGGACACTTGCAAGGCCAGTTTAAAATTAAAGAACCAACAGGGTATAACTATCTACCAAACCTATGCAATTGTTCAAAGAGAGACGAGGAGAGAATGCACCATGCTGTAACTGCAGACAGAAGCTGCAAACCGGAGCCCAAACTAACTGTGAAAAAGTTAGGACAAACTCCAAGTcctagagagagaaaaaaggctgTAAAGAGTAGGGACAACACAAAAAGAGAGCCATGGAAGTAA